In Pedobacter sp. WC2423, the following are encoded in one genomic region:
- a CDS encoding helix-turn-helix domain-containing protein yields MPESFINIHSIAEFHRYYGLESPKHPLVSVIDLKKIKRKDMDSALHFHHLGLYAAVYKKFDGSFKYGRSDYDFQEGALMFIAPDQIIQTSSDTDAEIDEGWFLAFHPDFIYGSELGKKIRNYTFFDYSSNEALYVSEEEKKTLEVIISTIETEYSKNIDRHTQGLILNNIELLLNYCDRFYERQFLTRSKVSSDILQNFEQLLNHYFDDENLIDKGIPEVKYFAEKLYLSSNYLSDLLTKYSGKTTIEHIHLRLVDKAKNLLLGTSKSISEIAYELGFEHPSHFTKIFKTKTGLSPLYFRKNQN; encoded by the coding sequence ATGCCAGAATCATTCATCAATATTCATTCGATTGCAGAGTTTCATCGATATTACGGTCTTGAAAGTCCGAAACATCCTCTGGTAAGCGTTATCGACCTTAAAAAAATCAAAAGAAAAGATATGGATTCTGCCCTTCATTTTCATCATCTGGGTTTATATGCAGCTGTATACAAAAAATTTGACGGGAGCTTTAAATACGGCCGTTCAGATTATGATTTTCAGGAAGGTGCTTTGATGTTCATTGCGCCTGATCAGATAATACAGACAAGTTCTGATACTGATGCTGAGATTGACGAAGGATGGTTTCTGGCATTTCACCCTGATTTTATCTATGGTTCCGAATTGGGCAAAAAGATTCGGAACTATACTTTTTTCGACTACTCAAGCAATGAAGCACTGTACGTTTCTGAAGAGGAAAAGAAAACGCTTGAGGTAATAATTTCTACCATTGAAACAGAGTATTCAAAAAACATTGACCGGCACACACAAGGTTTGATTTTAAATAATATCGAGTTACTTCTCAACTATTGCGACCGCTTCTACGAAAGGCAGTTTTTGACGAGGTCAAAAGTGAGCAGCGATATTCTTCAGAATTTTGAACAGTTGCTCAATCACTATTTTGATGACGAAAATCTCATTGACAAAGGTATCCCCGAAGTGAAATATTTTGCAGAAAAACTTTATCTTTCATCTAACTATTTATCTGACCTTCTCACTAAATATTCCGGGAAAACTACGATTGAACATATTCATCTCAGGTTGGTTGATAAAGCAAAAAATCTGCTGCTTGGAACTTCAAAATCTATCAGCGAAATTGCTTATGAGCTTGGATTCGAACATCCTTCACATTTCACAAAAATATTTAAAACAAAAACAGGATTATCGCCACTTTATTTCAGGAAAAACCAGAATTGA
- a CDS encoding SDR family oxidoreductase gives MKKTVLITGASSGFGKASAKLFQNQGWNVIAAMRSPEKEDELKDSENLHLVKLDVTDLESIKKSVEQGLEKFGKIDVLINSAGYGLIGVFESSDEAQIQKQFEVNVFGLMNMTKAILPAMRKQKKGVIINISSFGGVTASPFTSLYNSSKFAVEGFSEALYFELSSFGISVKIVEPGSVATNFRNGMEMIQNTIEDYNQELATFIPKFTKRTEHLANATTEEVSDTIFEAATDGQSKLRYSIGDDAKFYIDLKNQNSEEDFLRGMQE, from the coding sequence ATGAAAAAGACAGTATTGATAACAGGGGCATCATCAGGATTTGGAAAAGCGTCCGCAAAATTGTTTCAAAACCAGGGCTGGAATGTCATCGCTGCTATGCGTTCTCCTGAAAAGGAAGACGAATTAAAGGATAGTGAAAATCTACATTTGGTAAAACTGGATGTTACAGATTTGGAAAGTATTAAAAAATCAGTTGAACAAGGACTAGAAAAGTTCGGTAAGATTGACGTTCTCATCAACAGTGCAGGTTACGGTTTGATAGGCGTTTTCGAATCGTCGGACGAAGCTCAGATTCAAAAACAATTTGAAGTCAATGTTTTCGGCTTGATGAATATGACTAAAGCCATTTTACCGGCGATGAGAAAACAAAAAAAAGGAGTTATCATCAATATTTCATCTTTTGGAGGTGTGACAGCCAGTCCTTTTACAAGTTTATACAACAGTTCGAAATTTGCCGTCGAAGGTTTTTCTGAAGCATTATATTTTGAATTGTCATCTTTTGGAATTTCCGTAAAAATTGTAGAACCCGGAAGCGTTGCGACCAATTTCAGAAACGGAATGGAAATGATTCAGAATACGATCGAAGATTACAATCAAGAATTGGCGACTTTCATTCCAAAGTTTACAAAACGTACGGAACATTTAGCAAATGCTACAACCGAAGAAGTTTCAGATACTATTTTTGAGGCAGCAACAGATGGTCAATCCAAATTGAGATACAGTATTGGGGATGATGCAAAGTTCTATATCGATTTGAAAAATCAAAATTCTGAAGAAGATTTTTTAAGAGGTATGCAGGAATAA
- a CDS encoding HNH endonuclease — MMKIVSNFNEQTGMVDINFVVNLPEKFRKQHEDFFSIYEVTDFQPNQLQDRLLKPKHERTCRFCTKSFPEVTFKKKAHIIPELLGKSSFVSDFECDVCNLLFSTYETDLASFIGAPRSLSSKKGKNGNPTYKSAYGNLEIRHREDPETGSKKDLTSSNFEEDIEINLDDKKMTINADRPPYTPLRVFKSLAKIALTLFNEEEFAEYADLNLMLQQTDEQQNKLSGNPLCRAMIYVNPGPEFPSPLALMVRKKKSSETFPTHSMLLYFHNYIYQIFLPFCKQDLWMYDGKTNITLHSAPPMVDKAFTNKYGLPELHNVELSSAERIKNQKHTIVMSFNNILKMEGNENDVTKSEE; from the coding sequence ATGATGAAAATTGTTTCCAATTTTAACGAACAGACCGGAATGGTAGATATAAATTTTGTGGTAAATCTTCCCGAGAAGTTCCGCAAACAGCATGAGGATTTCTTTTCGATATATGAAGTCACCGATTTCCAGCCCAACCAGTTGCAGGATAGATTGCTCAAGCCAAAGCACGAGCGAACCTGCCGGTTCTGCACCAAGAGCTTTCCAGAGGTCACATTCAAGAAAAAGGCGCATATTATTCCCGAACTTCTTGGAAAGAGTTCCTTTGTTTCGGATTTTGAATGCGACGTCTGCAACTTGCTTTTTTCGACCTATGAAACCGATCTAGCCTCCTTCATCGGGGCGCCAAGATCTCTCTCCTCCAAGAAAGGGAAGAACGGAAATCCGACCTACAAATCTGCGTACGGAAACCTGGAGATCAGGCACCGTGAGGATCCAGAAACTGGCAGTAAGAAGGACCTTACCTCGTCCAATTTCGAGGAGGACATCGAGATTAATCTTGATGACAAAAAAATGACCATCAATGCAGACCGGCCGCCCTATACGCCATTAAGGGTATTCAAGTCGCTGGCAAAAATAGCACTCACTTTGTTCAATGAAGAAGAATTTGCAGAATACGCCGATCTGAATCTCATGCTCCAACAAACCGATGAACAGCAAAATAAACTGTCTGGCAATCCATTGTGTAGGGCGATGATCTATGTCAATCCCGGCCCGGAATTCCCCAGTCCCTTGGCGCTGATGGTCAGGAAAAAGAAAAGTTCGGAAACATTCCCCACACATTCAATGCTGCTCTATTTCCATAATTACATTTACCAGATCTTTTTACCATTTTGCAAACAAGACCTGTGGATGTACGACGGCAAGACAAATATTACCTTACACTCCGCGCCACCGATGGTAGACAAGGCCTTTACAAATAAATATGGACTTCCCGAATTGCATAACGTGGAACTCTCATCGGCCGAGCGTATTAAGAATCAGAAACACACCATCGTTATGAGCTTCAACAATATCCTAAAGATGGAGGGTAATGAAAATGATGTTACAAAAAGCGAAGAATGA